The following proteins are co-located in the Salinirubrum litoreum genome:
- a CDS encoding vWA domain-containing protein, protein MTSDNQFNVSRRKVLAGLGTIGIASAGAGLGTTAFFSDEESVAASLEAGRLDLKLDYRATYNTWLPQAETEAIVNGNVLPDPDQEFNYLVGQAPDIRAADGSAVTGNEWAQFTRASDACDVVDENSLAAEIDRVGEFIGRDYDYRVDGDDDYLGPEGQIYIDGEPGLKFDLNDVKPKDEGEATISIHTCGNPAFLWLRSNLDENAENDLVEPEDSAGDTTTDVGELADYIYARLWDDVNCNNRPDGGAADIAVVFDKSCSMTWLNPFAGCNDGENTEVPGKLDSAKFGAQDLYDVLLAEATDSQIALISYNSDADLDYDLAPVTSGNENAYDTAVDDISNSGSTAIADGINAAKNVLLGDNAESTVNGIDGTGNSARADAEKVMIVLSDGFPNDPNVAGDNNIDGAEAAIDAAQRARDAGITMYTITYQVDGFPIPELIDLMGTGFDSPTGPFGFDTPDGEGLASTDSTALVATVDQSALGTPSSTEIVDAFTDIAVSIAGGDTFLYQGSLAGLLELAENGIPLSTASVDSDDDSMACFPPGVYCYAFDWYFVCEPEDFDLPSDVEGAETLADELAAKNLPLDVNVAQTDSIEFGFDFAAIQCRHNMENANPFGEEEVQTPA, encoded by the coding sequence ATGACATCAGACAACCAATTCAACGTCTCCCGGCGCAAAGTGCTCGCCGGGCTCGGGACCATCGGTATCGCCTCCGCCGGTGCGGGTCTCGGCACGACCGCCTTCTTCAGCGACGAAGAATCGGTCGCCGCGTCGCTCGAAGCGGGCCGCCTCGACCTCAAGCTGGACTACCGCGCGACCTACAACACGTGGCTCCCGCAGGCCGAGACCGAAGCCATCGTGAACGGCAACGTGCTCCCGGACCCGGACCAGGAGTTCAACTACCTGGTCGGCCAGGCACCCGACATCCGCGCCGCAGACGGCTCCGCCGTCACCGGCAACGAGTGGGCGCAGTTCACCCGCGCGTCCGACGCCTGTGACGTCGTCGACGAGAACAGCCTCGCCGCCGAGATCGACCGCGTCGGTGAGTTCATCGGCCGCGACTACGACTACCGCGTCGACGGCGACGACGACTACCTCGGACCGGAGGGCCAGATCTACATCGACGGCGAACCGGGCCTGAAGTTCGACCTGAACGACGTCAAGCCCAAGGACGAGGGCGAGGCGACGATCAGTATCCACACCTGCGGCAACCCCGCCTTCCTGTGGCTCCGCTCTAACCTCGACGAGAACGCGGAGAACGACCTCGTGGAGCCGGAAGACTCCGCCGGTGACACGACGACCGACGTCGGCGAACTCGCCGACTACATCTACGCGCGCCTCTGGGACGACGTCAACTGTAACAACCGCCCCGACGGCGGTGCCGCCGACATCGCGGTCGTCTTCGACAAGTCCTGCTCGATGACGTGGCTCAACCCCTTCGCGGGGTGTAACGACGGCGAGAACACCGAAGTCCCCGGCAAGCTCGACTCCGCGAAGTTCGGCGCACAGGACCTCTACGACGTGCTCCTCGCAGAGGCGACCGACAGCCAGATCGCGCTGATCTCCTACAACAGCGACGCCGACCTCGACTACGACCTCGCGCCCGTCACGAGCGGCAACGAGAACGCCTACGACACCGCAGTCGACGACATCTCCAACAGCGGCAGCACGGCCATCGCGGACGGCATCAACGCCGCGAAGAACGTCCTGCTGGGCGACAACGCCGAATCCACCGTCAACGGCATCGACGGGACCGGCAACAGCGCCCGCGCGGACGCCGAGAAGGTCATGATCGTCCTCTCCGACGGCTTCCCGAACGACCCGAACGTCGCCGGTGACAACAACATCGACGGCGCAGAGGCGGCGATCGACGCCGCACAGCGCGCCCGCGACGCGGGTATCACGATGTACACCATCACGTACCAGGTCGACGGCTTCCCGATCCCCGAACTCATCGACCTGATGGGCACGGGCTTCGACAGCCCGACCGGCCCGTTCGGCTTCGACACCCCCGACGGTGAGGGCCTCGCCAGCACCGACTCGACCGCGCTCGTCGCGACGGTCGACCAGAGCGCGCTCGGCACCCCCTCCTCGACGGAGATCGTCGACGCCTTCACCGACATCGCGGTCAGCATCGCCGGCGGCGACACGTTCCTGTACCAGGGCTCGCTCGCGGGCCTGCTGGAACTCGCCGAGAACGGCATCCCGCTCAGCACCGCGAGCGTGGACAGCGACGACGACAGCATGGCGTGCTTCCCGCCGGGCGTCTACTGTTACGCCTTCGACTGGTACTTCGTCTGCGAACCCGAGGACTTCGACCTGCCCTCGGACGTGGAGGGTGCCGAGACGCTGGCCGACGAACTCGCGGCGAAGAACCTCCCTCTCGACGTGAA